Below is a genomic region from Lampris incognitus isolate fLamInc1 chromosome 2, fLamInc1.hap2, whole genome shotgun sequence.
TGTGGAAAGGAGAGGTGAAAGCTGATCTAAGAGGAGGGACGCACAGAGGTGGAGGAAGCTCgctacagcagaatggtgggtatGTGTAAACAGGGGACCTGGACCAAGTGGGAGCATACAACCGGCCGAAAGATCACCTGGGCAGAACTCTGGAAGGTGTAATCACACCGATTCCAGTTTTTGTTCCAGTCAATGTATGATGCCCTCCTGAACCATTCCAACCTGTTCAGCTGGGGCCTGGCGTACTTACCTGCTTGTGAACTCTGTCAGAAAAGGAGATTCTTGGAGCACATCCTGAGCTGCCTTCCAAGGGTCTTGGGAGAGGGCCAACATTGCTGGCGCTATGACTAAATTTTGTGGGCACTAGCAGACACCGTCTGCACTGGGATCAGCTGCAGCAAGCAGCAACACCAAACAAAACGCACCATTGCCTTTGTTCAAGCAGGGGAGAAGCTCAAGCCCCAGCCAAAGGCCTGGGGTGGGCTGCGCACTACAGCAAGGGACTAGCAGTTCCTGGTTGACAACAGAGGTTCCCAGACACCATTGCAGCTAccacactcaggccagacatggtcctAATGTCCGTGGCAACCAAGTAAGTGGTTTTGCTAGAGCTACCTGTCCCCTGGGAAGATCGGATGGAGGAGgcacaagaaaggaagagagcaaggtatgcagatctggtagctgtGTATCGGAGCAATTAGGAACATGTTGGAAGCCATGGAAAAGGCTTcccgttggctctgggtgaaACGGGGTGAGGCGTCGCATAATGCACTACCGAGACACAAGTTGGGGCTTGATCACCCCGGCTGAGTTGCTCGGGCAaaggtgtctgatgttaagacctgaaacacctgatgaccccgggATCATTACTGacaatgtgtccaggttgcaccacatggtgtatcaaagaactagTGTCCATTCAGAATaagatgtaaataatatgtaacattAACAACTCAAGTGAAAATGTGCCGTCAATACTGGAGCTACATCAAATTACAAACTTACAACAAAGATCTCATATTATTCTGgtgacaacaaagtcacacaacagttgtattTCACATTTATTGACATTATGTGTCCTTGTTTCCTTGGCAGATTAATTTGTTATAGCCATATCTCAAAACTATGCAAACAATCTGCCAAATTGGGGGTGCAAAGTCAAAACTATATGGCAACGATTAAATGAAGATTATTTTTACAATACAATATGTGTGCTGCATGGAGTCGATGTCTAGATTTGTTCTCTTCACATTATATGCATTTCTTACCTCTCCTGTGATTGTAGTCAAGCTGTGATCCTTCCTAACAGTTCCTGACATGACTTGGCCCGGACTACTCCCTTTCTCTTCCCTCTGCTTCATGAACCTCTGGTTGACAATTCGAGTTACACTGTCGTTCCTGTGAAGCGGACCAGCAGGAGGCCTCGTTGGAATCCGTTCCAGGTTTTTCAAACCAGTTGTGCCCTTCTGCCCCGCTCCTGGTACCGGCTTCTCTGTCCGACCACTAACTCTGCGCAGGAACTCCGTGACCAAGCCATACCGGTTGGTTCCCACAGGTTTGGTGGGGGTCTTGGCAGTCCTAACAGAGTTCCCAGCCTCGGCATTCACAGGACTGTGGTGATGTCTATTGTCTATGGGCCGCGCCCATGTTGAGCCAGCATGACCTTGATGAGACAGATTCCATAAAGCCTGCTCTCTGGATGAAGTcgcagatgaagaggaggatgatAAAGAGCTACTAAAAGAGGTGGAGGAGGGAAGAGAGGATGACCCTGAGGCAGAATGTCTTCTGTACAATTTAGGCGAAGTGGAGTTGGATTTGGGCCTCTCGATCCTACTAGTTACCCTTTCCAGGGAGGAGTAGGAGGTGTGGTGGTACGTGCGGGTAGAGACTAGGGAGGAGTTCGGGACCCGGGAAGGGCTTTTTCTTACAGTACAAACACCCTGTGGTCCATCTGTCTGTAGACCAATGCTCACCATCTGTGGCTGCATCTGAGTCTGGGTGCCTGAACAGGCTACATCCACCCACCCTTCACCTAATCTGCCCCTCTTGCCCTCCAGTGAACTGGACTGAACTAGTTGCCTCCAGCTAGCCGTCATCTCCTTCATGTCATCACTCAGGTTAGGAGACAATCCCAGACAGACAGGTGAGAAAGAGCTCGGTGGCGTACACCAGGGTGAGGCAGTGGTGGCAAGGGAGTCTCTGTCTGTGATGGGGCTTTGTTGCAGCTGAGCTGATAGGACTCTGCGTGCGGATGGAGGGCTGTAGTAGATGCGGAAATTGGTCCTTTCTGGAGCAGTGTGGCTTCTCTCCATCAATACCTGTTCAAAGTCGAGATCAGGGAAGCTGAGCGGCATGATTGGATGGTCCCAGGTCTTAATGGGGTCCTGTTGGTCCAGCTGAGCGGCTTCCTGGTTGAGATAGCACCAGTTCTTCCTGTTGGACCCATACAAAGAAAACTGTGGTCGCTGCCTTTTCCGCTTAGAATTTTGTGTCCTGTGAAAAACAGCAGGTGATTAAGATAGATGAGACTGTAAAAACTTTGACTGTGTTGATCAGGGTTTGAATATCTGCGGAGGAAAACTGACCTGTCAGTCTCATAATGTCTTCCCTCGTCGAAGATTGCATTGGCAGCACTCTGAGAATTAGAACAAATAAACGTTATTGTGTTAACTTCAGAGGTTACTTATTGTGGAAGTTGTAGAGAAGCAAACTGCGTCTGTGGGGAATTGAGCGATTACAGTTTTGTAAGTCGAAGAAGGAGTAAAAACAACCACTAAGGAAATAAATCCTCCCCTTGCAGAGAAGATCCCCAGACCTGCTGTGCAGCACAGACACAGCTCTTTGGCTCAAATGTTCCTTGGCAGTGGCTCAAACATTAAATTACAGCTCTCGTCCGATGCCCTTTTAAGAGCTGTTTTTGTATTCGCAAAGTTATTACTATTTGCTCTGTTACAACAAGCTCAAAGGACCAAGATATACAGTCACAAAAAGGCAGTAGGCATTCAGTTTTATAACACGACACAGTATCAGAGAAGGAAAAAATGAAGTGAAATTAATATTAATCCTCTtagtttacatttcacatttcttACCCTGTATACTATACACTTGGGGAATGCGGTGAATCTGTCCAATGTTTTAATAAAGTAGATGTGAACATGCTTGTCCTGTTTGGCCGTAGCCCCTACAAGAGATTAGCCTTAATACCCTGGCACGATTTTTTTTGCATGATGCCTGCTGAATTGAGTATAAGGGGGAGGCCCTGCCAGTAAGAGATTATCAGACGGGCTTTCCGCTGTTTCACACACTCGCATACATAGCAGAGGACACATGCCTACGGGGTGAATGCCTCTCTTACCTTTCCTACCTCGGTTGTGTCTCCTTGTGTGGCTTTGGCCTCGCTTTCAGTTTGAATCCCTCCATCCTGAAGCTCTGCTCCAAGTTCTTGCAGGAGCTTCCTCAGCACAGATATGGTTTTGACCCTGGCCTGGATCAAAGTACACATATTATACATTACCTTCAAGTGTGTGTGGATATCAAAACAAATATGGAGTTCTCAAATTAAACACATGTGCGTTCAGTAATGACGAAGGGTGGGTTAACTGTCGTAATGGCCATCTGCATATTGTTTGTTCATGCCAGAAGCACGAGTTAAAGTTGAAGCAAAATCAGTGATGAAACTGAGCTCTTCATGTCTAGAACCCTTGAAGATGGCATAATGAAATATTTAGCAGGATTTTTTTCCATTTGTAAATGACTAATGTAtatttttatacctttatccCTAATTGCTCTCAATTGTTTCAGTTGTCCGAGCTgatctttgagtgacaagtaccaGGAAAGGTTTGTGGTAGGGGTaggcggggtttcatattttgatgattcaatctgattggctgtatataAATggtgtgtctgatgacatcatgagtatcaaTAAAACAGAGAAGCTTAACATGAGGGCgctcttttaaaaagaaaaaatagaacAACCGAATTCTaccctttatccatccatccatccattatctgaaccgcttatcctggcctcagggtcgcagggatgctaaagcctatcccagcagtcattgggcggcaggcaggaagacaccctggataggccgctaggccatcacacagggccgacatacacacacacactcacacacacacattcatacctagggacaatttagtacggccaattcacctgacctacatgtctttggactgtgggaggaaaccagagcccccagaggaaacccacacagacacgagaaaaacatgcaaactgcacacagaggacgacccccaaggttagactaccccggggcttgaacccagaaccttcttgctgtgaggcgaccgtgctaaccactgccccaccatgcCACCCTCTACCCTTTATACTTATaggttgtttttgattttttccaGTAAAGAGAGTAAAAAATTGATTATGAATCAAATAAGTGATGTGAGAAAATATTAGTCTTTCAATTTCGGCCCAACGTCAAACTTACAGTATGTTAAACACACAATGAATATGGTCGATTTCTTCCTCCTTACCTCTTTTTCCTCCTGCCCAGGCCCGGTTGCTTGACACCACTGATGTAGGACCCAGAGAATCTGCAGTGTGAACCACATTCTTGGGTCCCTACAACTTTGGATGAAGTCCCAGTCTGTAGGAGGTCCCTGTCTCTTCTGTTTTGCCCTCTCCTTCACCTCTAAGGTACGGAGGTCTTCAGCACTGTCCTGTTTGCTCGGAGACCCCGTTTTATTTTGCGCACTCACACCATTTACGGCACAGCTTCCAGAGACAAAGGAGGAAATGTAGGAATCCCAAAAATGCTCATCTTTTTGAATGGAAATTCCACTTAAGTCTACACCTGTTAACAGTTTTTCCACTCTTGCAGTGAAAGCCAGCAACATGGTCTGCAGAAGCTCCAGGGCCTCATTCAAAGGCCCCTGCAACAGTAGGTCCTGGGCTGGGACTTGGCCCTTACCCGGTGAGTCCACTTTTATCTCAGAGACAAAAGTAGAAGGCCAGTGGCCATTTTTAGGTGTTGTTGTTAGGAGCTGTATGGCTGAACTCACAATGCAGGAATGGTCCCTCAAAGCAAGAAGCATCTCATAGTCTTTCACGGTCATTCCACGGAGACCTCTGTCCCCTTTTTTACCAGAGTCACTCTCTTGGCTGTCCAAAGGATCCCATTCACCACCCACAGGTCCCTCTCGAGCGATCTGGCAAGGTGCGAGCATCTCTTCAGGCTGTGTTTGGTTGATGTCCTCAGCAACAACTTTGTATTTTGCTGCTTTCTCCTCCTCAGCCTGCTCACACCCTGCATACCCCATTTTTGAGCTTTGCTCCCTTCCCTTGCAACCCCTAACTTGGTTGAAACGGGAAAGGCTTTCTGTACCGGCTTCCCgttgctcctcttcctcctccacttcCCCTCCACCTCCTATTTTCTCTCGGAGGTCGCTCATTTCTGCTCTCAATCCGCGGTTCTCCACCTCAAGCTCCACGATGCGCCGGCTCAGCAGTGTGGCCTCCTCCTCAACCAGCTTCAAGTGAACTTTGACTTCGGCTTCCCTGGACAGGGCGGAGTGTGCTTGGCATTCAGGTGATTGGGTGGTGTCTATTTCTCCGTAGGCTGAGTGGTATTTTGCCAGCTCCTCACGCATGCTTTCATTCTCTGATACCAGCTTGGTCAGCTTCTTGCACATGAGGGCTAATTCCTCTTTGGCAAAGTGGAGCTGGCATTTGAGATCGGAGCTGTCATCCTTAATAATGACAAACAATGTGTGTTTGTTATACAGAGGAGGATAATGAAGAGACTTTTACGTTGTGATGAATATGAACACTTTGGAAAATCAAACCTCAATCTGTTGAGACAGCCTCCTCTCAGCCTTGCTGGTTGGTGATCTTACGCTTCTTCTCTTAAGGGAATTCTGAGGAATAAAAGAGTTTAAAGTGTAATTTGTCAAGTTCAAGAACTTTGTCACTGAGCAATTACAACGACATTGCAGCTGTGTCAACCTCAAATGGTGCATACACAGAATAAATAAGGCAGGGAAGAGATAAGCTGCAAAACAAAATCTTTCCCCGCAGAACAATGTCTTCTTGATATCACagcaagttgaaccagttcatctaggcacaacgtttattgagagagaaacgtttcatcactcatctaagtgacctcttcagtctcaactgactgcaggtatccccacccttataaacaatacagtgacataaccacCGAAACCAAAGTCCTTCTTGATAGTTTTACAGATAAACTGGCTACCATAGTTCCTACATAAACCATTCTCCTCCCAGCATTGAAGGTTGGCGAGGCCATAGATGTTGACTGCCATCTAAAACTCTCTTTGGCTCATGACTCTCTCGTGCTTAAAGAAAAGGCTAAACGTTACTGAATATCAGCGTTAAGCTCTAAATCGTCATAAATACAAACTCATACTATCGGCTGCAGGCAAACTTTATTTTCTCTCCTGCGGGTGCTTTGCTACCCTACATAAGTGGGCTTATTTGTAAGTCTAAGTATGAAAATAATGTAGGCCAAAACTGTCACTGTCTGGAGGGCATTGTCTACACCCTAGACACTATTCAGTGGGCGAGAATGTTATAAATAACTGTCTTCCAGAGGCTAGcaatgtgggggtggggtggggtggggtggggtgggggggggggtcagcctcgtgttccctcagccctgtgggttagccaTCGAAtcggttagctatcagttaaggttaggttaaggtaagcgttgggttaaggttcgGGCTAGgaagaggttgaggttaagtcaggttaaggtaggttaggttaaatttaggtaagttcaatgaaatagtGTTGAGGGAACACAGACACATTCCCCCAATGTGAATCATGAAGAGTGGCTTACAGCCTTTTTATTTCAATGTCTACATGTGTGGAAGCTGTGCAGCAATGCAACGACACTTGCAGTGCCACACTTCTAACTCTGTAGTGTGTACAGTGACCATTACCTGCTTCCTCTCTTCAAAAGAAAAATGGGCATAATGTGTAATGTCTACTAAAAAGGACATGCAGTGACACATTTTCCCCGGCTATAGGTCTTCCCGACCATCTTGTTAATTTTCATAGTATGCCAAGAAAAGACAAACACTGCATACTGGCATTGCTAATGTTGTGTTACCATGCATGTCCCACAAACAGGGTCACAGACAGTCTTGGTGCAGCGTCGTTCATCAGCCTTCCCGTCTATCTAGAGTAGGTTCCGTGGTTCTAGATTAGGTAATATAAGTGGATTTCCTCTTTGGGATCAGAGGGCCTAGCAGCTGTCTAAGATGAGTGGACCAGACTGAGCTCACGCCAAAGCACCGAATCCTGGATTAAAGTGAGCACGTGTCCCTGGAATACACCATCACTACCACAGGAAGCACAGAGGGCCAAGGAAAGAGAAGCCCCAACAAAGAAAGGTGGACTGGGAAAGAAAAAACTTACTGCAAAGATGCAGCGGCCACTACATGGTTGGTCACCTTGCATAGATAGCGACAGTTAGAGGTCAGTATGTCACTGCATAATAGCCAGCATTTTCAAATACTGTAATACATGCTGATCCAGATTTAGCCTTGCTTAATAGAATCAgaaagagggaaagggagagagaatctATTTCTGTAATCTCACTGCCTCTCccgtacacactctctctcgccatTTTCTCGGTCATCTCTGTTGAGAATGTCAGCTGTGCAAGAGTTCAGACTTCAGCATACCATGTTGCCCTGGCCCCACCCAGGCACCAGTCAGCTGCTAGCCGTGCCCTCAGCCTGTATCCTTGATCTAGATGGGCGTCAGCTGTCATCCGACATGAGAGAAACAGTGGAATGGGGAAGGCAACTGGTTGCAATGGGACAGCTGTGAAGAGTAAGACTGGTAATGGAGACCGGGATTCCTTACCAGAGGGACGGGTGTTGgtggtgtcggtggtgggtttatAGGTGGCGGCAGCTGATGGCTGCCGCAAAGTTGAGCATGAGGTTGCCCTACATTTCTAAACCATAGTATCTCTGGAAGCTAGCCAGTTATCCCCCATACGTTTCCACCGAACCTGCAAAATAGCCTTAGCCGACAGCCATCGGTGAGTCATTGTGAGAGCAGATTCACTCGGAGTGACTCGAAGTCTACTGGGCTAAAATGCAAAAATTATTTATTGCAAAGGATTATAATATTCCCACATTAATTTCTGTTAAGTGATCATTAGCGTTCATATTAACTGGTACCCATAGTATTTATTTTTGTCAGCCTGACCTCTAACTTTCTGATGTGAACACAATTTCAAGCGTGACTGTGCTAGCATCGCAGCTAACTGACGCTGATTGGTTATGatgcacatgaatattaaaatatgGAGCCTATCCAAGGCAATATGCTATATGGTGTAACATGATGATGCTCTCAaagtccattccattatccaaaccgcttatcctgctctcagggttacggggatgctggagcctatcccagcagtcactgggtggcaggcggtgcaacaccctggacaggctgccaggccatcacaggggctcTCAAAGTCATGAATATGCATTAGCAAAAACATCGAATTGACAGTATTTTTATATAAATCAAGGGCGGTTGCTACCCCTGAACGGTGTAGTAGTTTTCAAGAATGTATATCACTTCACAATTACATGGATAATAATAACAAAGCAATATTTACTGGTGTAAATGTCTGCTCTGGGGGTTACTCTCCATAGAGTCATAGTCACTCTACACTCAGTGCTCAACAGCACCGGTGGCTGCTTGCTTCTCTTTAGAAGTGCTTTGTCTAGACTCATCCGGTAAAAAGACTGAGGAAAAATTTTAATTTTTCTAATAAAGTAGCACCTCTCTTGAGCTGGCTTTCTCCATCTCAGCCTGCAGAACTTGCTTGGCCACCTCCAGTTCCTGCGTCCTCTCGCGGAGCGCCTCATTTTCCCATTCCAACTGGGAATTCCTCTTCTGCACCGACTCCAGCTCGTTATGCAAGCGGAGGGACACACTCTTTGCAACCTGTAGGCATATCACAAGGTTAACATCCTCCTAAACATTCGTCCCAGTCAGGTCCAATTAAAGCCGTCTGTGCAACATGCGGACACATTTTGGAGCCAAGTATAGGCCTGGGTGATAGTGACAAAATCAGATGTCATGATATTTTTGACTGAACGCCTCAATAGCGATAAAGTGAAGATATTTCTGGGGGGggctattggtgctttcataagatattttcACATAATGTTGATAAATGGTGGTAgtctggcggtctattccgttgcctaccaacacagggatcaatggttcgaatgcctgtgttacctccgacttggctgggagtgtctgcaggtgggaagccggatgcgggtatgtgtcctggtcgctgcactaccgcctcctctggtcgggtcggggggcctgttcagggggagggggaactgggggggaatagcgtgatcctcccacgcgctacattcccctggcgaactcctcactgtcaggtgaaaggaagcggctggcgactccacatgtatgggaggaggcacgtggtagtctgcagccctccccggattggtagagggggtggagcagcgaccaggacggctgggaagagcggggtaatggtaattggccaagtacaattgaggagaaaaatccaaaaaaaagaaaagaaaatgttgaTAAATGACGATTAGTAATGTGTATACGATGACCAGGTAGAGACATTCGTCgttcatttcactaaaacagtggaataagttcagcaagagttaaagggaaggtttacaagatggttatgagaccagctatgttatatggtttggagacagtggcactgatgaaaagacaggaggtggagctggaggtggcagagatgaagatgataagattttcactgggagtgatgaagaaggacaggattaggaacgattatattagagggacagctcagggtggacggtttggagacaaagcaagagaggcaagactgagatggtttggacatgtgtggaggagagatgctgggtatactgggagaaggatgctgaatatggagctgccagggaagaggggaagaggaaggccaaagaggaggtttatggaggtggtgagggaggacatgcaggtggctggtgagacagaggaagacgcagaagacaggaagaggtggaaacggatgatccgctgtggcgcccccta
It encodes:
- the LOC130108093 gene encoding protein SOGA1-like translates to MLEMRDMFQEEEVYQLQELRMQLEQANKTCRILQYRLRKAERRSIRVAQTGQVDGELIRTLEHDIKVAKSVSLRLHNELESVQKRNSQLEWENEALRERTQELEVAKQVLQAEMEKASSRENSLKRRSVRSPTSKAERRLSQQIEDDSSDLKCQLHFAKEELALMCKKLTKLVSENESMREELAKYHSAYGEIDTTQSPECQAHSALSREAEVKVHLKLVEEEATLLSRRIVELEVENRGLRAEMSDLREKIGGGGEVEEEEEQREAGTESLSRFNQVRGCKGREQSSKMGYAGCEQAEEEKAAKYKVVAEDINQTQPEEMLAPCQIAREGPVGGEWDPLDSQESDSGKKGDRGLRGMTVKDYEMLLALRDHSCIVSSAIQLLTTTPKNGHWPSTFVSEIKVDSPGKGQVPAQDLLLQGPLNEALELLQTMLLAFTARVEKLLTGVDLSGISIQKDEHFWDSYISSFVSGSCAVNGVSAQNKTGSPSKQDSAEDLRTLEVKERAKQKRQGPPTDWDFIQSCRDPRMWFTLQILWVLHQWCQATGPGQEEKEARVKTISVLRKLLQELGAELQDGGIQTESEAKATQGDTTEVGKSAANAIFDEGRHYETDRKNWCYLNQEAAQLDQQDPIKTWDHPIMPLSFPDLDFEQVLMERSHTAPERTNFRIYYSPPSARRVLSAQLQQSPITDRDSLATTASPWCTPPSSFSPVCLGLSPNLSDDMKEMTASWRQLVQSSSLEGKRGRLGEGWVDVACSGTQTQMQPQMVSIGLQTDGPQGVCTVRKSPSRVPNSSLVSTRTYHHTSYSSLERVTSRIERPKSNSTSPKLYRRHSASGSSSLPSSTSFSSSLSSSSSSATSSREQALWNLPVNAEAGNSVRTAKTPTKPVGTNRYGLVTEFLRRVSGRTEKPVPGAGQKGTTGLKNLERIPTRPPAGPLHRNDSVTRIVNQRFMKQREEKGSSPGQVMSGTVRKDHSLTTITGESSQAGKYARPQLNRLEWFRRASYIDWNKNWNRCDYTFQSSAQALPKQGLELPRAWSDQLVVATVPIRMLCHNFASARSTASCVCHFLAVLTSIPAEEALDGNYDCGSSSTLTFCFARPSRPSQRQTSNQSKLHRPRYSLAVSRPGNSNFSENGYTNAEKMLESI